A window of the Trichoderma asperellum chromosome 4, complete sequence genome harbors these coding sequences:
- a CDS encoding uncharacterized protein (BUSCO:EOG092D3MM0) — protein MPSRRSGRAAAKKAAAALGSTPKGYADLEDEPMPDVRANASADEKDEDVEENEAAEEESGDDDAEVADKDDDGDDDDESEASAKEPTPPPEPVIRRKRLGRPPKNRPPDWDNMVTVTKEEADTPRRRGRGGWRGRGGRKGGPAAPKAEQVIDAEGTVADIVDDECVLPEDPEGETKVDKLGNLLDGRDYRCRTFKVLGRGNRLYMLSTEPARCVGFRDSYLFFTKHRKLYKIIVDDDEKRDMIEREIIPHSYKGRSIGIVTARSVFREFGARIVVGGKRIVDDYAVTLAREEGAVEGQLADPDDHFVPGEPYNKNQYVAWHGASAVYHTNTPSVPIPSGKVESKKRKVNVNDTNWMLEHAREASAFNAGINAIRKLNNAGVYDIHTNIMQYPASMQPTVARIEQISPQDQEAAKADPAFPPVPLKMARNFAVIDTYFETPAAGGAPAAVEKSDPADFVAQFNGLGAVSDDIKDLLPAECREAFDKALQRETDWRSRWGLEATHMSRKDPIIDKAIVPYNMTG, from the exons ATGCCTAGCCGGAGATCAGGTCGCGCGGCGGCCaaaaaggctgctgctgctcttg GGAGCACGCCCAAGGGCTATGCCGATCTCGAGGACGAGCCTATGCCAGATGTCCGCGCCAATGCTTCCGCGGACGAGAAGGACGAAGACGTCGAAGAGAacgaagcagcagaagaggagtCCGGCGACGATGACGCAGAGGTCGCAGACAaggacgacgatggcgatgatgacgatgaatcAGAAGCTTCTGCAAAGGAGccaacgccgccgccagagccTGTGATCCGTCGAAAACGATTGGGCCGCCCTCCCAAGAATCGACCGCCCGACTGGGATAACATGGTGACCGTCACAAAGGAAGAGGCCGATACACCGCGTCGCAGAGGTCgcggaggatggagaggacgaGGTGGTCGCAAGGGAGGTCCTGCTGCGCCAAAGGCCGAGCAAGTGATTGACGCCGAGGGCACGGTTGCCGACATTGTCGACGACGAATGCGTCCTCCCTGAGGACCCAGAGGGCGAGACCAAGGTTGACAAGCTGGGCAATCTGCTAGATGGAAGAGACTACCGCTGTCGAACATTCAAGGTGCTCGGTCGAGGCAACCGACTCTATATGTTGTCAACAGAGCCGGCGCGATGCGTGGGTTTCAGGGACAGTTACCTCTTCTTCACGAAGCACCGCAAGCTGTACAAGATTATcgttgatgacgacgagaagCGCGACATGATTGAGCGAGAGATTATCCCCCACTCGTACAAGGGCCGATCAATAGGAATTGTCACGGCTCGGTCAGTGTTTAGGGAGTTTGGCGCCCGGATTGTCGTGGGCGGAAAGCGCATAGTTGACGACTATGCCGTCACTCTGGCCCGCGAGGAGGGTGCCGTCGAGGGCCAGCTCGCCGACCCAGACGATCACTTTGTGCCGGGAGAGCCATACAACAAGAATCAGTATGTTGCGTGGCATGGTGCCAGTGCGGTATATCACACCAATACACCTTCCGTACCGATACCCAGTGGTAAGGTTGAGTCGAAGAAGCGCAAGGTAAACGTCAATGACACAAACTGGATGCTGGAGCATGCACGAGAAGCAAG CGCATTCAACGCGGGCATCAACGCCATCAGAAAGCTAAATAACGCTGGCGTTTATGACATTCACACAAACATCATGCAGTATCCAGCCTCCATGCAGCCAACAGTTGCGCGCATCGAGCAAATCTCGccccaagaccaagaagccgccaaagccgACCCCGCGTTCCCCCCTGTGCCCCTGAAGATGGCCAGAAACTTTGCGGTTATCGATACTTACTTTGAGACACCAGCGGCAGGCGGAGCTCCAGCTGCAGTCGAGAAGTCTGACCCAGCAGATTTTGTTGCGCAGTTCAACGGATTAGGTGCTGTGTCAGATGACATCAAGGATTTACTGCCAGCGGAATGCCGAGAGGCATTTGACAAGGCTCTGCAAAGGGAGACGGACTGGAGATCACGCTGGGGACTGGAAGCTACGCACATGTCACGGAAGGATCCGATTATCGACAAGGCCATCGTTCCGTATAACATGACGGGATGA